In the Devosia sp. SL43 genome, one interval contains:
- a CDS encoding L,D-transpeptidase: MIGLPAVALAACSSTRTPVVQEPMIDPYYQRMYGDVIGEPFPVAAMDLRRVDPQYWRQEVPYPTSERPGTLVVDTPNRFLYLVLEGGRALRYGVGVGKTEALVFRGTATVGRKAEWPRWTPTKSMIAREPDRYGPYAGGLPGGPTNPLGPRALYLYKNGADTLFRLHGTTEPYTIGTNVSSGCIRLMNQDIIDLYARVPVGAKVVVINA, from the coding sequence ATGATCGGCCTGCCCGCCGTCGCCCTCGCCGCTTGTTCGTCGACCCGCACGCCCGTAGTGCAGGAGCCGATGATCGACCCTTATTATCAGCGCATGTATGGCGATGTGATCGGCGAGCCGTTCCCGGTGGCCGCGATGGATCTGCGCCGCGTCGATCCGCAATACTGGCGCCAGGAAGTGCCGTATCCGACCAGCGAACGTCCCGGTACGCTGGTTGTCGATACGCCCAACCGCTTCCTCTATCTGGTTCTCGAAGGCGGCCGCGCCCTGCGCTATGGCGTCGGCGTCGGCAAGACCGAGGCCCTGGTATTCCGTGGTACCGCCACTGTTGGACGCAAGGCTGAATGGCCGCGCTGGACGCCGACCAAGTCGATGATCGCCCGCGAGCCCGACCGCTACGGCCCCTATGCCGGCGGCCTGCCGGGCGGCCCGACCAATCCGCTCGGCCCGCGCGCGCTCTATCTCTACAAGAACGGCGCTGACACGCTGTTCCGGCTGCATGGCACGACCGAGCCCTACACGATCGGCACCAACGTGTCGTCCGGCTGCATCCGCCTGATGAACCAGGACATTATCGATCTCTATGCCCGCGTGCCTGTAGGCGCCAAGGTCGTGGTGATCAACGCATAA
- a CDS encoding NifU family protein has product MFIQTEATPNPSTLKFLPGRDVLVGEPRDFRSPEASVNSPLAQGLFGISGVNGVFLGSDFISVTKDDTNWAHIKPAILGVIMDHFLSGKPVIVEGGVDVANFDEVDEFFEEEDSETVEVIKELLATRVRPAVAMDGGDITFKGFKEGTVFLHMQGACSGCPSSTATLKSGIENLLRHFVPGVESVQQV; this is encoded by the coding sequence ATGTTCATCCAGACCGAAGCCACGCCCAATCCCTCGACCCTCAAATTCCTGCCGGGGCGCGATGTGCTGGTCGGCGAGCCGCGCGATTTCCGCAGCCCGGAAGCCTCGGTCAATTCGCCGCTGGCCCAGGGCCTGTTCGGCATTTCGGGCGTCAACGGCGTGTTCCTCGGCTCCGACTTCATCTCAGTGACCAAGGACGACACCAACTGGGCCCATATCAAGCCGGCCATCCTCGGCGTGATCATGGATCACTTCCTGTCGGGCAAGCCCGTCATCGTCGAGGGCGGCGTCGACGTCGCCAATTTCGATGAGGTCGACGAGTTCTTCGAGGAAGAAGACAGCGAGACCGTCGAAGTCATCAAGGAACTGCTGGCCACCCGCGTGCGTCCGGCCGTGGCCATGGATGGCGGCGACATCACCTTCAAGGGCTTCAAGGAAGGTACGGTGTTCCTTCACATGCAGGGTGCATGTTCGGGTTGCCCCTCCTCTACCGCCACGCTCAAGAGCGGCATCGAGAACCTGCTCCGCCATTTCGTGCCGGGTGTTGAGTCCGTACAGCAGGTCTGA
- a CDS encoding universal stress protein: MYDSEYKRKFLVVIDETPECERALTFAAYRVKRTGGTVVLMSVVAKPEFIGLGVEDVLRAEAVEEAERNLDTRLARIRDIGDVKVESVIREGEAAEEIERVIDQDRDIAILVLAASTSGEGPGPLVVHFANRANALPIPLTVVPGRMSDEEIIAIC; this comes from the coding sequence ATGTATGACAGCGAATACAAGCGCAAATTCCTCGTCGTCATCGACGAGACCCCAGAATGCGAGCGGGCGCTGACCTTTGCCGCCTATCGGGTCAAGCGCACCGGCGGCACGGTGGTGCTGATGAGCGTGGTGGCAAAGCCCGAATTTATCGGCCTGGGCGTCGAGGATGTGCTGCGTGCCGAGGCGGTGGAAGAGGCCGAGCGCAATCTCGATACGCGCCTGGCCCGCATCCGCGATATTGGCGACGTGAAGGTGGAATCGGTCATTCGCGAGGGCGAGGCTGCCGAAGAAATCGAGCGCGTCATCGACCAGGACCGCGACATCGCCATTCTGGTCCTGGCGGCCTCGACCTCGGGCGAGGGTCCGGGACCGCTGGTGGTGCATTTCGCCAACCGCGCCAACGCCCTGCCCATCCCGCTGACCGTGGTGCCGGGGCGGATGAGCGACGAAGAGATCATTGCGATCTGCTGA